The proteins below are encoded in one region of Aeromonas jandaei:
- a CDS encoding DUF1097 domain-containing protein, translating to MSPLIAIAITTGILSAVWGWLAVALGLLSWVGFLGCTSYFASSGGYKALLQTIFCNTSGMLWALLLIHGGDLWGAGVAGYVMTGVVATLMCVQAKQQWLGYIPGTFAGCCATFGAAGEWRLVLPSLVVGALFGYLMKASGLWLSQKTLKPRNADGVTDPA from the coding sequence ATGAGCCCACTGATCGCCATCGCTATCACCACAGGTATTCTCTCAGCCGTATGGGGCTGGCTGGCCGTCGCGCTAGGCCTGCTCTCCTGGGTCGGCTTCCTCGGTTGCACCAGCTATTTCGCCTCCAGCGGCGGTTACAAGGCGCTGCTGCAAACCATCTTCTGCAATACCAGCGGCATGCTGTGGGCGCTGCTGCTGATCCATGGCGGTGACCTGTGGGGTGCCGGCGTGGCGGGTTATGTGATGACGGGCGTAGTGGCAACCCTGATGTGCGTGCAGGCCAAGCAGCAGTGGCTCGGCTATATTCCCGGCACCTTTGCCGGCTGCTGCGCCACCTTCGGGGCGGCGGGCGAGTGGCGACTGGTGCTGCCCTCGCTGGTGGTAGGTGCCCTGTTCGGTTATCTGATGAAGGCGAGCGGCCTCTGGCTCTCCCAAAAGACCCTGAAGCCCCGCAACGCGGATGGCGTCACCGACCCCGCCTGA
- the asnA gene encoding aspartate--ammonia ligase, with protein sequence MKQHYIRSQQQISFVKEMFSRQLAQQLGLMEVQAPILSRVGDGTQDNLSGHENAVQVKVKTLPEHSYEVVHSLAKWKRQTLGRFGFGPGEGIYTHMKALRPDEDKLTPIHSVYVDQWDWEKVMPSERRDLAYLQETVRGIWAAIKATERAVCAEHELTPFLPADIQFLHSEELLARYPDLDAKGRERAIAKELGAVFLIGIGGALSHGERHDVRAPDYDDWSSHSELGLAGLNGDILVWNPVLQDSFEISSMGIRVDAEALRRQLAITGDEDRLQYDWHQDLLAARMPQTIGGGIGQSRLAMLLLQKEHIGQVQVGVWPAEMKAAVQGML encoded by the coding sequence ATGAAACAGCACTACATTCGCAGCCAGCAGCAGATTAGCTTCGTCAAAGAGATGTTCTCCCGCCAACTCGCCCAGCAACTGGGTCTGATGGAGGTACAAGCCCCCATTCTGAGCCGGGTCGGTGATGGCACTCAGGACAACCTCTCTGGCCACGAGAATGCAGTGCAGGTCAAGGTGAAAACCCTGCCGGAGCACAGCTACGAAGTGGTCCATTCACTGGCCAAATGGAAGCGCCAGACTCTGGGTCGCTTCGGCTTCGGCCCGGGTGAAGGGATCTACACCCACATGAAGGCGCTGCGCCCGGATGAAGACAAGCTCACCCCCATCCACTCCGTCTACGTGGATCAGTGGGACTGGGAGAAGGTGATGCCGAGCGAGCGCCGCGATCTCGCCTATCTGCAGGAAACCGTGCGCGGCATCTGGGCCGCCATCAAGGCCACCGAGCGCGCAGTCTGCGCCGAACATGAGCTGACCCCCTTCCTGCCGGCCGATATCCAGTTCCTGCACAGCGAAGAGCTGCTGGCCCGCTACCCGGATCTCGATGCCAAGGGGCGTGAGCGGGCCATCGCCAAGGAGCTGGGTGCCGTATTCCTGATCGGCATCGGTGGTGCCCTCTCCCACGGTGAGCGCCACGATGTACGCGCCCCGGACTATGACGACTGGAGCAGCCACAGCGAGCTGGGTCTGGCAGGTCTGAACGGCGACATTCTGGTGTGGAACCCGGTACTGCAAGACAGCTTCGAGATCTCCTCCATGGGGATCCGGGTCGATGCTGAGGCGCTGCGCCGCCAGCTGGCCATCACCGGCGATGAAGATCGCCTGCAGTACGACTGGCATCAGGATTTGCTGGCAGCACGGATGCCGCAAACCATCGGTGGCGGTATCGGCCAATCCCGTCTGGCCATGCTGCTGCTGCAAAAAGAGCACATCGGCCAGGTCCAGGTCGGCGTCTGGCCAGCCGAGATGAAAGCTGCTGTGCAAGGCATGCTGTAA
- a CDS encoding PepSY domain-containing protein — translation MNRALPLIGLLLPVLAQALTPDEALLQQAVHEGRVRPFHEMMEVASRLPVRVLRVDLGEEDGIWLYELRVIDRENSVLKVAYRADNLEMVWAKGHHLERLFEPPKPPVEDDE, via the coding sequence ATGAATAGAGCGCTCCCTCTGATCGGGTTGTTGTTGCCAGTGCTGGCGCAGGCGCTGACGCCTGACGAAGCCCTGTTGCAGCAAGCTGTCCATGAGGGACGGGTTCGGCCCTTCCACGAAATGATGGAGGTGGCATCCAGATTGCCGGTGCGGGTGTTGCGGGTCGATCTGGGGGAAGAGGATGGTATCTGGCTCTATGAACTGCGCGTGATCGATCGGGAGAACAGCGTGCTCAAGGTGGCCTATCGGGCCGACAACCTGGAGATGGTGTGGGCCAAGGGCCACCATCTGGAGCGGCTGTTCGAGCCACCCAAGCCTCCGGTCGAGGATGATGAGTAA
- a CDS encoding 2-amino-4-hydroxy-6-hydroxymethyldihydropteridine diphosphokinase gives MFYLCSIGSNLDPNTHVTRVLEELASRFGRLQISSVISTKPVGMHSSHDFLNCLLILESELDASALKQAFVAMEVGHGRDRSDPLCKVHDRPLDIDILASNPHGDFAAEQVDSYLIELLAELYGHGEVHDPKVALQLHLPTGSGKTVHIQSIGLEPATVCMPSEHGQSAPPIHLDAGPGHIAVRHQ, from the coding sequence ATGTTCTATCTGTGTAGCATTGGTTCCAATCTTGACCCAAACACTCATGTCACCCGGGTGCTGGAGGAGTTGGCCAGCCGCTTTGGCCGTTTGCAGATCAGCTCGGTGATCAGCACCAAGCCGGTGGGGATGCACTCCAGCCATGACTTTCTCAACTGTCTGCTGATCCTGGAGAGCGAACTGGATGCCTCCGCCCTGAAACAGGCCTTTGTGGCGATGGAAGTGGGTCATGGCCGCGACCGCAGCGACCCTCTCTGCAAGGTACACGACCGCCCGCTCGACATCGACATTCTCGCCAGCAACCCGCACGGCGACTTTGCTGCGGAGCAGGTCGACTCCTACCTCATCGAGCTGCTGGCCGAACTCTACGGACACGGCGAGGTGCACGATCCCAAGGTTGCGCTGCAGCTGCATCTGCCCACCGGCTCGGGTAAAACCGTACATATCCAGTCGATAGGTCTGGAGCCAGCCACGGTTTGCATGCCATCAGAGCACGGCCAGAGCGCGCCCCCCATCCACCTTGATGCTGGCCCCGGTCATATAGCTGTTCGCCATCAGTAA
- a CDS encoding sigma 54-interacting transcriptional regulator yields MSRILLVDDDVSLLKLMSMRLRSQGYEVDTADSAEGALDRLRQQRADLVLSDLRMGGMDGLALFERIQAQWLGLPVIIMTAHGTIPDAIQATRSGVFSFLTKPIDKDELLATIEQALSLTRPKQQLEWQSLILTRNPQLEQLLIQAHSIATMEVPVLIMGPSGSGKGAMAQALYQASQRRERPLHTINCAAIPWAALDLQLFGEDGHSGLFEQAKGATLFLDEIGSLSESLQAKLLQVMEEYGQGTPEVRVLSSSHQDLVRAMEEGRFREDLFYRLNVANITLPSLSARSEDIPLLARQALDDYRSRNSDCAAMGFSPEALAMLAAAAWPGNVRQLCNVVEQLASLCCSPVIGVSMVESALSGGGGGIPSFNEARAEFEKEYLIRLLRTTEGNVTLAANMAGRNRTDFYKLLNRHGIEAANFKSKG; encoded by the coding sequence ATGAGCCGGATCCTGCTGGTGGATGATGACGTCAGCCTGCTCAAATTGATGAGCATGCGGCTGCGCAGTCAGGGCTATGAAGTGGATACAGCCGACAGTGCGGAGGGGGCGCTCGATCGGTTGCGTCAGCAGCGCGCCGATCTGGTGTTGAGTGACTTGCGGATGGGGGGCATGGACGGGCTGGCGCTGTTCGAGCGGATCCAGGCCCAATGGCTCGGCTTGCCAGTCATCATCATGACCGCCCACGGCACCATACCCGACGCCATTCAGGCGACCCGTTCCGGGGTGTTCAGCTTTCTGACCAAGCCCATCGACAAGGATGAGCTGCTGGCCACCATAGAGCAGGCCCTCAGCCTGACCCGCCCGAAGCAGCAGCTGGAGTGGCAGTCGCTGATCCTGACCCGCAATCCCCAGCTGGAGCAGCTGCTGATCCAGGCGCACAGCATCGCCACCATGGAGGTGCCCGTGCTGATCATGGGGCCGTCCGGTTCCGGCAAGGGGGCGATGGCGCAGGCGCTCTATCAGGCGAGCCAGCGGCGCGAGCGGCCGCTGCACACCATCAACTGTGCCGCCATTCCCTGGGCGGCCCTCGACCTGCAGCTGTTCGGGGAGGATGGTCACTCCGGTCTGTTCGAGCAGGCCAAGGGGGCGACCCTCTTTCTCGACGAGATCGGCAGCCTGTCGGAGTCGCTGCAGGCCAAGTTGCTGCAGGTGATGGAGGAGTATGGTCAGGGCACCCCGGAGGTGCGGGTGCTCAGCTCCAGCCATCAGGATCTGGTCAGGGCGATGGAGGAGGGGCGCTTTCGCGAAGATCTCTTCTACCGTCTCAACGTCGCCAATATTACCCTGCCATCCCTTAGCGCCCGCAGCGAGGATATCCCCCTGTTGGCCCGTCAGGCCCTCGATGACTACCGCAGTCGCAACAGTGACTGCGCTGCCATGGGCTTTTCACCCGAGGCGCTGGCGATGCTTGCAGCGGCGGCCTGGCCCGGCAACGTGCGCCAGCTCTGCAATGTGGTGGAACAGCTGGCCAGCCTCTGCTGCAGTCCGGTGATCGGGGTATCCATGGTGGAGTCGGCCCTGAGCGGTGGTGGCGGTGGCATCCCCTCGTTCAACGAGGCGCGGGCCGAGTTCGAGAAGGAGTATCTGATCCGGCTGCTGCGCACCACCGAGGGCAACGTGACTCTGGCAGCCAACATGGCGGGGAGGAATCGTACCGATTTCTACAAGTTATTGAATCGGCACGGCATCGAGGCGGCAAACTTCAAATCGAAAGGGTAA
- a CDS encoding YnhF family membrane protein, which yields MSVELKWALLTASGALAMILTICLASVALA from the coding sequence ATGAGTGTTGAGCTGAAATGGGCGTTGTTGACCGCCTCGGGCGCGCTGGCGATGATCCTGACCATCTGTCTGGCGTCTGTCGCTCTGGCGTAA
- a CDS encoding sensor histidine kinase — protein sequence MTKVRPRSLLQVVLMGFVLVLMPLGGMIWHNTNALTHLSQLTSDEMERAVKDTRRATLLTAQAIDIERTLRRFAVLGDSRSLASYRLQLEGYHRLLAEHRNSLSDPQLYGGLDELLASLGNLQEGGQARKAVAGDILDQFSRLSQQLETGTRSRVDEQMDRVRLAIDALTKELWWVSGLVAGISLLLVFIFTYLITHPVRQIESRILSLGAGVEPDPQPVDGPAELVLLGERILWLHDKLKELELQKYQFLRHVSHELKTPLAVLREGSDLLCEQLVGPLTPDQLEICQMLDENSRRLQTLIERLLDFNRLTQQEAFELEPVPLLPMLAELSAEYRLALESKQIRVHLPTEPVTLWAEPYRLRLILDNLFSNAVSYGAQGGNIWIRAGAEEQASWLEVANEGPEIPEADQQRIFEPFEQGSTVRQGVLKGSGMGLSIARESASSLGGELVLVKDEQADVCFRLTLK from the coding sequence ATGACCAAGGTTCGCCCACGCTCCCTGCTGCAGGTGGTATTGATGGGATTTGTGCTGGTGCTGATGCCGCTCGGCGGCATGATCTGGCACAACACCAATGCCCTGACCCACCTGAGCCAGCTCACCAGCGACGAGATGGAAAGAGCGGTCAAGGATACCCGCCGTGCCACCCTGCTTACTGCCCAAGCCATCGATATCGAGCGCACCCTGCGCCGCTTTGCGGTGCTGGGTGATAGCCGCAGTCTGGCCAGTTACCGGTTGCAGCTTGAGGGGTATCACCGCCTGCTGGCGGAGCATCGCAACTCCCTCTCCGATCCCCAGCTCTATGGCGGGCTGGACGAGCTGCTCGCCTCCCTTGGCAATCTGCAGGAGGGGGGGCAGGCGAGAAAGGCGGTTGCCGGCGATATCCTCGACCAGTTCAGTCGCTTGAGCCAGCAGCTGGAGACAGGCACCCGCAGCCGGGTTGACGAACAGATGGATCGGGTACGTCTGGCCATCGATGCCCTGACCAAAGAGCTCTGGTGGGTCAGCGGTCTGGTGGCGGGGATCAGCCTGCTGCTGGTCTTTATCTTCACCTACCTGATCACCCATCCGGTACGACAAATTGAGTCGCGTATCTTGAGTCTGGGCGCAGGGGTAGAGCCGGATCCGCAGCCGGTGGATGGCCCCGCCGAACTGGTGTTGCTGGGGGAGCGGATCCTCTGGCTGCACGACAAACTCAAGGAGCTGGAGCTGCAAAAATACCAGTTCCTGCGTCATGTCTCCCACGAACTGAAGACCCCGCTGGCGGTGCTGCGCGAGGGATCGGATCTGCTCTGCGAGCAGCTGGTCGGGCCTCTGACACCGGATCAGCTGGAGATCTGCCAGATGCTGGATGAGAACAGCCGCCGCTTGCAGACCCTTATCGAGCGTCTGCTCGATTTCAACCGCCTCACCCAGCAGGAGGCGTTCGAACTGGAGCCGGTTCCCCTGTTGCCCATGCTGGCAGAACTTTCTGCCGAGTATCGGCTGGCATTGGAGTCCAAGCAGATCCGTGTACACTTGCCGACCGAACCGGTTACCTTGTGGGCAGAGCCCTACCGGTTGAGGTTGATCCTCGATAACCTCTTCTCCAACGCCGTCAGTTATGGTGCCCAGGGTGGCAATATCTGGATCCGCGCCGGAGCAGAGGAGCAGGCGAGCTGGTTGGAGGTTGCCAATGAGGGGCCCGAGATCCCCGAGGCAGATCAGCAGCGCATTTTTGAACCCTTCGAGCAGGGCAGCACAGTGCGGCAAGGTGTCCTGAAAGGCTCTGGCATGGGGCTTTCCATCGCTCGCGAGTCTGCTTCCAGCCTGGGAGGGGAGTTGGTTCTGGTGAAGGATGAACAGGCGGATGTCTGCTTCAGGTTGACGTTGAAATGA
- a CDS encoding PepSY domain-containing protein, whose product MNMIPRSFLLILCLLSASSWAAQSRLDMAGLVKLLLAQGYHDIREVELEGDKFEVKTLDRQNEKVHLIVDAYTGEIKKQEAD is encoded by the coding sequence ATGAATATGATCCCGCGCAGTTTCCTGCTGATCCTCTGCCTGCTGAGCGCCTCAAGCTGGGCTGCCCAGAGCCGCCTCGACATGGCCGGACTGGTCAAACTGTTGCTGGCGCAAGGGTATCACGACATTCGCGAAGTGGAGCTGGAAGGGGACAAATTCGAGGTCAAAACCCTCGACCGCCAGAATGAAAAGGTACATCTCATTGTCGATGCCTACACTGGCGAGATCAAAAAACAAGAGGCCGATTAG
- the asnC gene encoding transcriptional regulator AsnC translates to MPENYRIDNLDQAILTALMENARIPYAELAKQLAVSPGTIHVRVEKMKQAGIIEGTRVQVNPKKLGYDVCCFIGINLKSAKDYPSALAKLQALDEVVEAYYTTGHYSIFMKVMTRSIDELQIVLINKIQTIDEIQSTETLISLQNPILRDVKP, encoded by the coding sequence ATGCCGGAAAATTACCGGATCGATAATCTCGATCAGGCCATCCTCACCGCCCTGATGGAGAATGCGCGTATTCCTTATGCCGAACTGGCCAAGCAGCTGGCGGTCAGCCCGGGCACCATCCATGTGCGGGTGGAGAAGATGAAGCAGGCGGGGATCATCGAGGGGACGCGGGTGCAGGTTAACCCCAAGAAGCTGGGCTATGACGTCTGCTGCTTTATCGGGATCAATCTGAAGAGCGCCAAGGATTACCCCTCGGCGCTGGCCAAGCTGCAGGCGCTGGACGAGGTGGTGGAGGCCTACTACACCACCGGCCACTACAGCATCTTTATGAAGGTGATGACCCGCTCCATCGACGAGCTGCAGATAGTGCTGATCAACAAGATCCAGACCATCGACGAGATCCAGTCCACTGAAACCCTGATCTCGCTGCAGAATCCGATCCTGCGGGACGTGAAGCCCTGA
- the msrP gene encoding protein-methionine-sulfoxide reductase catalytic subunit MsrP, which produces MLIKRRAPHHLTEQDVTPEAVYQDRRLILKGLGLGAATLAFPTQAGVLDLLRGKEDAPRLATKPLNSKQAPRPADLVLTPEEKATSYNNFYELGTDKTDPARNAHYLKPEPWTLKVEGEVAKPFTLDVWDLINKTELEERIYRLRCVEAWSMVLPWNGISLAELIRRAEPTSRAKFVAFETLFDPKQLPGQASASLGGGIDYPYVEGLRIDEAMHPLSFLAMGLYGKTLPAQNGAPIRLVVPWKYGFKSIKSIVSIRLVEEMPPTTWNLLAPNEYGFYANVNPQVDHPRWSQASERFIGEGGLFGAKRQPTLMFNGYGDEVASLYQGMDLRQWY; this is translated from the coding sequence ATGTTGATCAAACGTCGTGCCCCCCATCATCTCACCGAACAGGATGTCACCCCGGAAGCCGTCTATCAGGATCGCCGCCTCATTCTCAAGGGGCTGGGTCTGGGCGCCGCCACCCTCGCTTTCCCCACTCAGGCCGGTGTGCTCGACCTGCTACGCGGTAAAGAGGATGCGCCCCGGCTAGCCACCAAGCCGCTCAACAGCAAGCAGGCCCCGCGACCAGCTGATCTGGTGCTGACACCGGAAGAGAAGGCCACCAGTTACAACAACTTCTACGAGCTCGGTACCGACAAGACGGATCCGGCCCGCAACGCCCATTACCTCAAACCTGAACCCTGGACGTTGAAGGTGGAGGGGGAAGTCGCCAAACCCTTCACTCTGGATGTGTGGGATCTCATCAACAAAACCGAGCTGGAGGAGCGGATCTACCGGCTGCGCTGCGTCGAAGCCTGGTCGATGGTGCTGCCCTGGAATGGCATCTCGCTGGCGGAGCTTATTCGCCGTGCCGAACCGACCAGCCGCGCCAAGTTTGTCGCCTTCGAGACCCTGTTCGATCCGAAACAGCTGCCCGGTCAGGCCTCTGCCTCCCTTGGCGGTGGTATCGACTATCCCTACGTCGAGGGGCTGCGCATCGACGAGGCGATGCACCCTCTCTCTTTCCTTGCCATGGGGCTCTACGGCAAGACTCTGCCCGCCCAGAATGGCGCGCCGATCCGGCTGGTGGTGCCGTGGAAGTACGGCTTCAAGAGCATCAAGAGCATCGTCTCGATCCGCTTGGTGGAGGAGATGCCGCCCACCACCTGGAACCTGCTCGCCCCCAACGAATATGGCTTCTACGCCAACGTCAACCCGCAGGTGGATCACCCGCGCTGGAGTCAGGCCAGCGAGCGCTTCATCGGCGAGGGCGGGCTGTTCGGTGCCAAGCGCCAGCCGACCCTGATGTTCAATGGCTATGGCGACGAGGTCGCCTCGCTTTATCAGGGGATGGATCTGCGCCAATGGTACTGA
- a CDS encoding substrate-binding periplasmic protein has translation MRVTHLLWLLLFPLSLCAKELVVCGTMEHPLKFLDANQQPRGLDIDIVTAIFGKLGIPVRIELIDSGARLTRNAETGLCDIVLTHSYNAARERYLIYPQQAHVRHSWHFFVRKADLLKIRYETLADLKPWRIGVTRDFSYTPELTATMADPTYHFQQIPMNRLQLRKLLAGRIDTVPMPLVTAFAQIRDEGLEGRLDYLPKPLKSSPYFNTWTRAKADKNTQAQMAAYDAELLRMKRDGRLKALYDKYGIPYIEP, from the coding sequence TTGCGCGTAACCCATCTGCTTTGGCTACTACTGTTCCCGCTCAGCCTATGCGCCAAAGAGCTGGTAGTCTGCGGCACCATGGAGCACCCGCTCAAATTTCTCGATGCCAATCAGCAGCCCCGTGGCCTCGATATCGACATTGTCACCGCCATCTTCGGCAAGCTGGGGATCCCTGTCCGAATCGAACTGATCGACTCCGGCGCCCGCCTCACCCGCAATGCCGAAACCGGTCTCTGCGATATAGTTCTGACCCACTCCTACAATGCCGCACGCGAGCGCTATCTCATCTACCCCCAGCAGGCCCACGTTCGCCACAGCTGGCACTTCTTTGTACGCAAGGCAGACCTGCTGAAGATCCGTTACGAGACGCTGGCCGACCTCAAACCCTGGCGCATCGGCGTTACCAGGGATTTCTCCTATACCCCCGAGCTCACTGCGACCATGGCCGATCCAACCTACCACTTCCAGCAAATTCCGATGAATCGGCTGCAACTGCGCAAACTGCTTGCCGGACGGATCGATACCGTGCCCATGCCGCTGGTCACCGCCTTCGCCCAGATCAGGGACGAGGGTCTGGAGGGCAGGCTCGACTACCTGCCCAAACCGCTCAAAAGCAGCCCCTACTTCAACACCTGGACCCGCGCCAAAGCGGACAAGAATACCCAGGCCCAGATGGCCGCCTACGATGCCGAACTGCTGCGCATGAAACGGGATGGCCGGCTCAAGGCGCTCTACGACAAGTACGGCATTCCCTATATCGAACCCTGA
- a CDS encoding response regulator transcription factor, whose product MRILIVEDEKILAGQLAEQLRLSGFVTDLCHDGNEAGFLGETEPYDAIILDLGLPGRDGLSVLKEWRSKGIDTPVLVLTARGQLHEKIEGLNAGADDYLTKPFQVAELVARVHALVRRAAGNASSILEIGGVRLDMAASQVWYEGTPIKLTAHEFRVLGYLMQHRGKVVSRSELIDHIYAQDFDRDSNTVEVFIGRIRKKTNPDLIETVRGLGYRINE is encoded by the coding sequence ATGCGAATTCTGATTGTTGAAGACGAAAAAATTCTGGCTGGCCAGCTGGCTGAACAGCTGCGCCTCTCCGGCTTTGTCACCGACCTCTGCCACGATGGCAACGAGGCCGGTTTTCTCGGCGAGACCGAACCCTACGACGCCATCATTCTCGATCTCGGTCTGCCGGGTCGCGATGGCCTGAGCGTGCTGAAGGAGTGGCGCAGCAAGGGGATCGATACCCCGGTGCTGGTGCTGACCGCTCGTGGCCAGCTGCACGAGAAGATCGAGGGGCTCAACGCCGGTGCCGACGACTACCTCACCAAGCCGTTTCAGGTGGCCGAGCTGGTGGCGCGGGTCCATGCGCTGGTGCGCCGGGCGGCGGGCAACGCCAGCTCCATTCTGGAGATTGGCGGGGTGCGTCTCGACATGGCGGCATCGCAGGTGTGGTACGAAGGGACCCCCATCAAGCTGACCGCCCACGAGTTCCGGGTGCTCGGTTATCTGATGCAGCACCGGGGCAAGGTGGTGTCGCGCAGCGAGCTGATCGACCACATCTACGCTCAGGATTTTGACCGCGACTCCAACACCGTCGAGGTGTTCATCGGCCGGATCCGCAAGAAGACCAACCCCGATCTGATTGAGACAGTGCGCGGCCTCGGGTACCGGATCAACGAATGA
- a CDS encoding DUF2301 domain-containing membrane protein has translation MANPEIESPLDGIDKLTVLLYRLGLSGAALLLLCRGAALLSHGGLLPPAQWLMLLALASAICAFSLHIYDKRIRLILQGSGWAALALLSIGAPDALVLGAALVTLSGLAFKEQFCFAIPGIKLVPLLLPLLWLLEWLQVAWVAALVALVSGALLTLLALAKWRMPLHFDIGDKGRYQI, from the coding sequence ATGGCAAACCCTGAAATCGAGAGCCCGCTGGACGGGATAGACAAGTTGACCGTCCTCCTGTATCGCCTTGGCTTGAGCGGTGCGGCGCTGTTGCTACTCTGTCGCGGTGCGGCCTTGCTGAGTCATGGTGGCCTGTTGCCACCGGCACAATGGTTGATGTTGCTGGCGCTGGCAAGCGCTATCTGCGCCTTTTCGCTGCACATCTATGACAAGCGGATTCGGCTGATACTTCAGGGTTCTGGATGGGCCGCACTGGCCTTGCTGTCTATCGGAGCACCGGATGCACTGGTGCTGGGGGCCGCCCTGGTCACCCTGTCCGGGCTGGCCTTCAAGGAGCAGTTCTGTTTTGCGATCCCCGGGATCAAGCTGGTGCCATTGCTGCTGCCGCTGTTGTGGTTGCTGGAGTGGTTGCAAGTGGCATGGGTCGCAGCTCTGGTTGCACTGGTAAGCGGGGCTCTGCTTACCCTGCTGGCGCTGGCCAAGTGGCGGATGCCCCTCCATTTTGATATTGGTGACAAGGGGCGCTACCAGATCTAG
- a CDS encoding SDR family oxidoreductase, giving the protein MRALVTGCGRRLGFYLCEQLVAAGWQVTGSYRSERPELARLRGLGVELVQADLASEEQVGKLIDVLASHQDLALVIHNASAFEPQAAEPAAQLTQFDQFYRVHMAAPFQLNRALAPQLANNANASIIHITDIYIHAPAPRFASYVATKAGAHSLAMSFARELAPSIRVNTIEPGPILFLDEHDEAWRQQVLAKTPLAREGGLEPIWQAVQLLMANSYMTGASIKVDGGRALAVL; this is encoded by the coding sequence ATGCGTGCATTGGTAACCGGTTGTGGCCGTCGGCTAGGGTTTTATCTGTGCGAGCAGCTGGTGGCTGCGGGCTGGCAGGTGACCGGCAGCTATCGCAGCGAGCGACCCGAGCTGGCGCGGCTGCGGGGTCTGGGTGTCGAGTTGGTACAGGCCGATCTGGCGAGTGAAGAGCAGGTGGGCAAATTGATCGACGTGCTGGCATCCCATCAGGATCTGGCACTGGTGATCCACAACGCCTCGGCCTTCGAGCCACAGGCGGCCGAGCCCGCGGCGCAGCTTACCCAGTTTGATCAGTTCTACCGGGTGCACATGGCGGCCCCCTTCCAGCTCAACCGGGCGCTGGCGCCGCAACTGGCGAACAACGCCAACGCCAGCATCATCCACATCACCGATATCTACATCCACGCCCCGGCCCCGCGTTTTGCCAGCTATGTGGCCACCAAGGCGGGAGCCCATTCGCTGGCCATGAGCTTTGCCCGCGAGCTGGCCCCGTCAATCCGGGTCAACACCATAGAGCCGGGCCCCATCCTGTTTCTCGACGAGCATGACGAGGCGTGGCGCCAGCAGGTGCTGGCGAAAACGCCGCTGGCGCGGGAGGGAGGGCTGGAGCCTATCTGGCAGGCGGTGCAGTTACTGATGGCGAACAGCTATATGACCGGGGCCAGCATCAAGGTGGATGGGGGGCGCGCTCTGGCCGTGCTCTGA
- a CDS encoding protein-methionine-sulfoxide reductase heme-binding subunit MsrQ has product MVLKLKASHISGLRSLVHLGSLGFLLWLGYALPAGLLGGDPVPGLIHYLGKGALNLLLLTLLVSPLAKRWRQGQLIKLRRPLGLWCMVWALLHFMVWLGLDLQFDWGLIGGELVKRRYIVVGMVALLLLLALGITSLPALQRRMGAAWQKLHNWVYAVALLVPVHYWWSLKSGWLEPLIYLLLAGALLWPRREKLLRPWRLRWKAKEA; this is encoded by the coding sequence ATGGTACTGAAACTGAAAGCCTCACATATCAGCGGCTTGCGGTCGCTGGTGCATCTGGGTTCCCTCGGCTTTCTGCTCTGGCTGGGCTACGCCCTGCCGGCCGGTCTGCTGGGGGGCGACCCCGTGCCCGGGCTTATCCACTACCTCGGCAAGGGTGCGCTCAACCTGCTGCTGCTTACCCTGCTGGTCTCGCCGCTGGCCAAACGCTGGCGGCAGGGGCAGCTCATCAAGCTGCGCCGCCCGCTCGGGCTCTGGTGCATGGTCTGGGCGCTGCTCCACTTCATGGTGTGGCTGGGGCTGGATCTGCAGTTTGACTGGGGGCTGATTGGCGGCGAGCTGGTCAAGCGCCGCTATATCGTGGTGGGAATGGTGGCGCTGCTGCTGTTGCTGGCGCTGGGCATCACCTCGCTGCCGGCGTTGCAGCGGCGAATGGGGGCGGCGTGGCAGAAGCTGCACAACTGGGTTTATGCGGTAGCCCTGCTGGTGCCGGTGCACTACTGGTGGTCGCTCAAGAGCGGTTGGCTGGAGCCGCTCATCTATCTGCTGCTGGCTGGCGCTCTGCTCTGGCCGCGGCGGGAGAAGCTGCTGCGCCCGTGGCGGCTGCGCTGGAAAGCAAAAGAGGCCTAA